Below is a genomic region from Larimichthys crocea isolate SSNF chromosome IV, L_crocea_2.0, whole genome shotgun sequence.
GTTCCTGACATCAAACCTGTTGTTTTAGatcaatgaaatatttatgacaCTCAGTTGGAGCTACACCAATCTGAGAATCACACCCACAACCTCTGCAGTACATAAACCAGCCTCCCTACCTGATTGTGAGGAAGAAATTGGCGCCAACCAGCTCGTCCCTCTCTGCCTTCCTCTTGCCCTGCTTCCATGCCTTCTCGTCTGCCCCGCAAGTCAGGAAATGCTGGAAAACGTCACAGCGAGCCAGCACGGGGTGGCTGGTCATATGGTTCATCCACCAAATCAGTCCCTTCCTCCGCTTGGAGATGAAGTCCTCCTCGAAGCGGCCGGTGGCCTGCTTTTCTGGCAGGTGGGGCACTGAGATGACAGGGAAACGCTCTACGAGGCGAGCGTACAGCCAGTCAAAGTGTTTATACCTGCAGGGATGATGAAGGAGGAGGCATGGAGGAAAAAGGTTCGATCAATGGTCATGAGGGAGATCAGGAAGTGAAGTAAATGGCAGGAAAGTGTAGTGGAAAGGAgtgaaaaagaaggaggggtGTGGGGAGAGCaagtgtaaaaaatgttttcccagCAGGACCAAGTAGAAACTTAAATGTAAATGAGGGTTGGTTTACTGACAGGGAAACAATGTAAAAGGTGCAGAGGGAATGTCAGAAAGGAAAAGGGGGGATTCCTGAAGACTCCAGAGGGCAAAAGGCCACAGTCAGCTCTGTTTTTGCCATTTTGTGGGAACAATTGTGGCCACAGGAAAAgccacagaaacatttattttaagtgtgTTGGGACTGGGGGGGATCCGGTGAAAAAATAAGCCCAGTTTGGAAACcacagagaaggaagaggaagaagaagagaaggaggaagacagCCTGTACCTGCGGTTGACTTGTACATTAGTGTGCGTGGGCGTCAGGCCGTAGGACATGTAACTCTTCATGCCTTTGAACTTGGTCTGCTTGGTGGGGTCGTCAATGGTGCATGTAAATGGGTACGGGTCTTCCTGCCACTCTGGCCCATGCTTCCCCATCACCACACAGATCTTGTCCCCGTCCTTCACAAAAGCAGAGGCCTCCCCGAGCAGGAAGGCCTCCCCTCCGGACTTGACAAAAGTGGAGAACCTGTTGAGGTTTCTCCCTACTGTTGCTGAACTCTTGgcctgctgctgatgctgctgggAGCTGTCACGCCGCGCCGGTAAGGAGGAGGTCACCGGGTACAAAGGGGGCGAGCTGCCGAGACCTTGAGGCACCTCGGTCGCAGGGGAGGTGTCATCCCAGTCATCATCCCAGTCATCATCACTGCCCTGGCTAGTGTGGAAGCTGCCTCCTCCACTTCCACCACTACCAGCCCCGAGTCCTCTCTGAGAGTGGGTGTCCGGTGATGTGTAGGAGGTGTGGGTGGGCTTCTGGGTTTTGGGCGAGGAGAAGCCATTGTTGTTGGTGCTGGAGGTAATTTGGTCCCTGATGATCTCCACATAGGAGGCAGGGAAGAGGCCAGCCTCCCCCCTGCTGTTCTCCCCCTCCAGCCAGCCCTCCAGCTCTTCCTCGCTGAACAGAGTCACCAGCTCATTCTCTGCTATGGAGATCTCTCCTGGGTTTTCAGAGCTGAAGTCGTACAACACTCTGGCCTTTAACGCCATACTTTTGGTACTTATATCACTTGTGTcttgttctgtttctgtctcctgtcttgGACTGCAGAGTTGCCTCAAGAACTTGCCTTTCTTGCCCGGATTAAAGCTTTAAGAGCTCTCTGAAACTTGATGAGGCTTAGATCACGCAGCGACAGCAACAACTGGGTTAGTTTTTTCCACTTTTGTCAAAACCAAACAGGCTTGTATCCGAGATCCGTGcataaaagaacaacaacagaaacacacaggcttGTATCCGAcacccacctcctctctctccgctcCTCTCTGCGGGTTCAAATATCATTTGTTTCCATGAAGAACTCAATCCAAGTCGGAAAACGCAAACCAGACTGAGGGATGTTTTCTCTCCAAAGGAAGATGCCGGTTTGAGTTTAAAGTTGATCAACTTCCGACGGCTGTGCGTTATTCTTCCAGATAGGAACCAGGGGGGaaaacctctttttttcctcctctatcCGAGATGCTTGTAAGTTAAAGGCACCAGTCTTAACACGTAGTGGACTGGCTGACTAACGGAGGGTGGAGCCAGGAGCAAGTTCAGTCAAGTCACTGAATTCATACATGGAAAAAACCCACACAACCTCGTTGTTAAGGCTCCATCTGCGGCTGAGATTAACAACATCATTTCAATGTGCtctaaattattttaatattaagcGGTCATTTCAAGAGTTTAgaacaacattatttaaatgtaggTTACGACATTGTTACTATGTAATGAAACACACAGGGAACAATTTAACCATCTAGAGGCACATAAAGGGCAACTAACCGTTTCAACAAGGTAACATAACATTTTGGGGGATGAAAACATCAGATATaaattattttagtatttctttGTCCCAGATTATATCTGGATCTGGTGAGACATTTATTTCTATGCTGCTTTAATTATCATAAGGTCTTAAAAAAATAGGCCTTCTCCTACTTCACCCACGTTTTTCCCCCCACATaagtttatcatttattatttactgtaaCTTAATTATAAGAGTTGCTTTACCACAACACTGAATGGGGGTAGCTACACTACTTGGAGAAGTGTATTGCACTGCAATTAAATTGCAAAAGATAAGATAAAGATTATAAACACTTTTATTAGGCTGCTATTACTGTTTGGTCTTCAGTTTTGTTGTATGAAGTAATGGCCTGTCAGTGAATGTAGCTTACagatttgtgtttatatatagaTGTCATCTACACAATAAAGTGATGGATATGAAGTTTCTTAAGGTGTTATTATTCTTGAAAATCCTCAATTTTACTGAACCTATACATCTCCAtcatacatgttttaagacaCATTAAatactcctttttttccccaaatagtttgtttttggtaCAAAAAAGGTtcaataactaactaactgcaAATTCTAAAAAGCACATCTGCCCCTCCCTCTCATTGAAAAACAGAGGGTCAAATTCATAGGGTCAATAGGTGAATTCAAGATGTCTCCTACTTCACTAAAAAGTCCATTCTCAGTGCATGTGCACTAGAGTTTGCACACCAGACCATATTTGGCTTCCAAACTACACATAGTTGTCACATCCTGcttgaatataatataatatactataatttataaatatatataatatcatataaatacataaatataatattttattaatattaattactCTGGCACTAGGTGTCAGTGTTCCATCAGGGAGGGAGACAACAGTTCCTCCT
It encodes:
- the LOC104921073 gene encoding sorting nexin-18, translated to MALKARVLYDFSSENPGEISIAENELVTLFSEEELEGWLEGENSRGEAGLFPASYVEIIRDQITSSTNNNGFSSPKTQKPTHTSYTSPDTHSQRGLGAGSGGSGGGSFHTSQGSDDDWDDDWDDTSPATEVPQGLGSSPPLYPVTSSLPARRDSSQQHQQQAKSSATVGRNLNRFSTFVKSGGEAFLLGEASAFVKDGDKICVVMGKHGPEWQEDPYPFTCTIDDPTKQTKFKGMKSYMSYGLTPTHTNVQVNRRYKHFDWLYARLVERFPVISVPHLPEKQATGRFEEDFISKRRKGLIWWMNHMTSHPVLARCDVFQHFLTCGADEKAWKQGKRKAERDELVGANFFLTISTPDVPLDLQEVESKIEGFKTFTKKMDENSVVVNTTINEFARKQAAGFKKEYQKVGQSFKLLAQAFELDQQAYSVGLNKAIADTGEAYEAIGEYFAEQPRQDLDPISDLLDLYRGHLANFPDIIHVQKGALTKVKDCPKQEGELHDRCNIISCATLAEIQHFHRTRVRDFRSQMQHHLRQQIGFFQKITAKLEDTLQRYDDDQ